The following are encoded in a window of Periplaneta americana isolate PAMFEO1 chromosome 13, P.americana_PAMFEO1_priV1, whole genome shotgun sequence genomic DNA:
- the LOC138712003 gene encoding F-box and leucine-rich repeat protein 13-like: MAGAQEVVRAADIVCTDSEQRDEMPAKNINCLEDSVLKKIFSYLKAEDLVTTIRYVCPYWRKLIYTDDLWEQVSFCPPGYMSDKEVIKFIRHMPRIKSITILHSRDIETLMDALCACCWDVRKIIVRCKASLNHAMIRRTLKTFPNLTTFEVMISGSKLYLDYAKAYAKQLRARTLKTIQRSRDFSINKTVSRRRCILQCIIITCKMTSQMFKILCTVKYLKLLFVYNIDKDVFSIDIKPLENLQHLESLQLVHFKNSRWCKSASVLTGNVLFLKLTKLEIIDAGPMVSSAVNYLLRRCPNLKLLNLQENNFTDSLLEDVSFCKDLEYLDVSNNGQLTNRFIENIADNCRKLNFLDISNCSLMTDKFILILQTCRDLEVLHLEGSNFMGLYFHCIPFLYPKLAELNVKHFECMFVIYDIKMEMPHLRVKNCTCMQDEKIGLKFDDVLLA, from the coding sequence ATGCCAGCGAAGAATATCAACTGTTTGGAAGACTCTGTGCTGAAGAAGATTTTTTCATACCTTAAAGCAGAGGACTTGGTGACAACAATCAGATACGTTTGTCCCTATTGGCGTAAACTCATCTACACAGATGACTTGTGGGAGCAAGTGTCTTTCTGCCCGCCGGGTTACATGTCCGATAAGGAGGTCATAAAGTTCATCAGACACATGCCACGAATCAAGTCAATCACGATTCTTCATTCAAGAGACATCGAAACATTGATGGACGCTCTATGCGCCTGCTGCTGGGACGTCAGGAAGATCATAGTCAGATGCAAGGCCAGTCTTAATCATGCCATGATACGGAGAACTCTCAAAACATTTCCGAATCTGACTACCTTCGAGGTCATGATCAGCGGATCGAAATTGTATCTAGATTATGCAAAGGCTTATGCGAAACAGTTACGAGCGAGAACGTTGAAAACGATTCAACGTTCTCGCGACTTCAGCATCAACAAGACAGTCAGTCGGAGGAGATGCATCTTGCAATGTATTATAATTACTTGTAAGATGACATCACAGATGTTTAAAATTCTCTGCACAGTGAAGTACTTGAAGCTTCTCTTTGTCTACAACATCGATAAGGATGTGTTCTCCATAGACATAAAACCTTTAGAAAATCTCCAACATTTGGAGTCATTGCAACTTGTTCATTTCAAGAATTCACGTTGGTGTAAGAGTGCATCAGTCTTAACTGGCAATGTTTTGTTTCTCAAACTGACCAAATTGGAGATAATTGACGCGGGACCCATGGTGAGCTCTGCAGTGAACTATCTGTTGCGCCGGTGCCCAAATCTGAAACTTCTCAACTTACAAGAAAACAATTTTACAGACAGTCTCTTAGAAGACGTAAGTTTCTGCAAGGATTTGGAGTATCTTGATGTCTCCAATAATGGCCAGTTGACTAACCGCTTTATAGAGAATATAGCAGATAACTGTCGCAAACTGAATTTTCTCGATATATCCAATTGTTCTCTCATGACTGATAAGTTTATACTGATACTTCAGACTTGTCGAGACTTAGAGGTATTGCATCTAGAAGGTTCAAATTTTATGGGACTTTACTTCCATTGCATACCATTCTTGTATCCTAAATTGGCTGAGTTGAATGTAAAACATTTTGAGTGCATGTTCGTTAtatatgacattaaaatggagATGCCCCACTTGAGAGTTAAAAACTGCACTTGTATGCAGGAtgaaaaaataggcctaaaattcGATGATGTTCTCTTAGCCTAA